One Algoriphagus sp. Y33 genomic window, TAAATATCTGGTAGAAAATGATGTTCCGCATATTTATTATCTGGAAACCGGGGGACATGATTTCAAGGTTTGGAAAAACGGCTTGTACATGTATTCCCAACTCCTGTTTAAACCCGTAGACCAATCCAAATTCAACCAATACAGTCCTCTGGGAACACCTGCTGCTACCAACATACGATCAGCAAAGTATCCCCAAATCTTCCCTGATCACCGGGCTGAATTTAGATTAAAAGCTCCGGAGGCAGAAAAGTTGCAATTGGATCTGGGCAAGAAATACGATATGGTGAAAAATGAAGAGGGAGTTTGGGAGGTTACCACAGATCCTCTAAGCGAGGGCTTTCATTATTACTCTTTCATAATTGATGGAGTGGCGGTAGCGGATCCGTCAAGTGATACTTTTTATGGCATGGGACGGATGGCCAGTGGGATTGAAGTGCCATCCAAAGGGGATGGTTACTATGAGCTCAAAGATGTCCCGCATGGTGAGGTGAGGAGAGTACGCTACTTCTCCAAAGTACTAAGAACCTGGAGACAGTTCTTTATCTACACACCTCCGGGGTACGATTCCAATACCATGGAGGAATATCCGGCCCTGTATATTTATCATGGCGGGGGAGAGGATGAGACCGGCTGGGCAAACCAAGGCAAAACTGATTTGATTTTGGATAATCTGATTGCGGAAGGTAAAGCCAAACCTATGCTTGTGGTGATGCCTGATGGGAATATGTCCGCAAGTGCTTTTACTGAAAATGGCCTGAAACAATTTGAGGCTGAATTAAAATCAAGCCTGATTCCGTACATCGAAGAAAACTATAGAGTAAAATCCGGAACGGAAAACCGCGCTTTGGCAGGTCTTTCCATGGGCGGGATTCAGACTTTATATGCAGGGGTGTACAACACTGATCTATTCTCCTATCTTGGAGTATTCAGTTCCGGATGGATAGCCTCAAGACTACCTGAAATTGCAGATACACAATATGCTTTTATGAAAGACAATGCGGACAAAATCAATTCAGACCTTACCATGTTCTGGATTGCTATGGGAGGCAAAGAAGATATTGCTTACGAAAATTGTCAAATCATGATGCGAAAATTCGATGAGATGAATATTGACTACACCTACTCAGAATATCCCGGAGGGCATACCTGGCCCGTATGGAGAAATAATTTATATAACTTTTCCCAAAAATTGTTTTAGACTTTCTGTAAGTCTAAATATTTTAGAATCAACATGTTCGGTTACGATAAACCCTCCCAAAGTTGAAACATGTTAAAATAAGAACAAAATAATAGTATGGATTTACACTTATCTAATAAGATCGTGTTAGTAGTAGGCGGAGCCGGTAAAAAGGGCAGCATTGGCGAAATTATCGTACGGCATATTGTATCGGAAGGAGCGATACCTGTAATCATCGATAGGAATAGCCGGGGATATGCGGTTCAGAAAGAACTTCAAAATAGCGGAGTTGATGCACTTTTTATTGAGGCGGATGTCACCGATCCGGATACCTGCAAAACTGCTGTGGAAGCCGTTATTTCGAAATATAACCGAATTGATATTCTCATCAACAATGTAGGTATTAATGACGGGACAAGTCTGGAAAGTTCTTATCAAGAGTTTATGGATTCCATACGGCTTAATCTTGCGAGTTACTTCTTGATGACAAAATTAGCACTCCCGAAATTGAAAGAGTCTAAAGGGAATATTATCAATATCGGATCCAAGGTGGCTCTTACAGGGCAGGGGGGCACATCAGGCTATGCTGCCGCCAAGGGAGGAGTTCTGGCACTTACCAGAGAGTGGGCGGTGGATTTGATTGGGTTTGGGATTCGGGTAAATGCTGTTGTCATTGCAGAAAGCGAAACACCTGCTTACCAAGACTGGCTGGATACTTTTCCCGATCCGCAGGGAGTAAAGGAGCAGATCGTCTCGAAAATTCCTTTAGGCAAAAGAATGACGAGCCCGGAAGAAATAGCCAACTCCGTGTTATTCCTTGCCTCGGACTGCTCATCCCATACCACAGGTCAGTTTGTTTTTATAGACGGTGGCTATGTCCATTTGGACAGAAAGCTTGTCCACGATGAGGTTAGAGTCATCAATGGAGTAGCCGAAAAGTAACTGATCTCAGCATTGCTTTTTTGAAGAAAAGCAAACTGATTGCCTACAAATCACTTTGCCCTTCGAGAATCATTAAAAACACAACTAAAATAATAAGTATAATCTGATGAAATCACTGATATTAAAAGAGCCCGGTAAGTGGGAGATAAAGGAAACAACGGTAGAGGGGGATTTACAGGAGGATGAGGTACTTCTTAAAGTCCATAGGATTGGCATTTGCGGAACGGACATGCATGCATTTCGGGGCAAACAACCATTTTTCTCCTATCCAAGAATATTGGGACATGAGCTTGGACTGGAAGTTATTGAAATTGGCAGCAAGGTATCCCAGGTGAAAGTAGGGGATAAATGTGCCCTTGAGCCCTATTTTAATTTCAAAGAAGATCAGGCCGTGAAACTGGGTAAAACAAACTGCGGAGAATTTATTTCTGTGTTCGGAGTGCATCAGGATGGAGGTATGCGCGAGTTTATCAAAGTGCCTGCCCGGTATCTCCATACCTCAACAAAACTTACCTACGATCAATTGGCTCTGATTGAACCGTTGGGAATAGGGTTTCATGCGGTGAGCAGGGCGTCTATCCAGCCTGAAGACAAGGTCTTGGTGATAGGAGCCGGTCCCATAGGTTTGGCTACCATGCAATTCGCCACGATCAGGAATGCTAAAGTAGTAGCTTTGGATATCAATGAAGATAGACTTCAGTTCTGTTTGCAGAATTTGGATCTTGTAGGCACTGTAAATGCCACCTCCGATACTGTGAAGGAACAACTTAGGGAGCTTTTTGATGGGGATTTGCCTACAGTGGTAATGGATGCTACCGGAAATGAGTACTCTATGAAAAACACGTTGGACTATGTGGCTTTCGGTGGAAGAATTGTTTTTATCGGACTTTACCAAGGCGATTTTACATTTTTTGATCCCCTGTTTCACAGAAAGGAAATCACGCTTCTTGCCAGCAGAAACGCATTGGGAGCAGACTTCGAAGAGATTATTTCCTTGATGGAAGCAGGCAAGGTTGCTACCGACCACTGGATTTCACATCGTGTGCCTTTTGGGGAGTTGCCAATGCGTTTTGAATCACTGCTCCAGCCTGAATCAAAGGTGATCAAAGCTATAGTGGAGTTGTAACCATTTTGTATTAATTGTAGGACTGTTAAGTTGATATTGTCAAATAGAAACGTCTTTAAGCGTTTACTTCTAGAAAATAAAGTAACTGTTAATAACCTATAAACCTATGGAATGGACATTCGAAAATAGTATTACAACTGAGGAAGAACTCCGCGAAATAATGGGACATCCCAGCGAGATAGTGACCCGGAAAACGATAGATTATATCGTTGGTCACTGCAAGAGTTTTATTGAAAAATCACCCTTCATTACCATCGCAACAGCTGACTTGAATGGTAATTTTGATGTTTCTCCAAAAGGTGATCCGGCAGGATTCGTGAAAATACTAAGTGATAAAGTCCTTGCGATCCCGGATAGGCCCGGAAACCGTAAAGCAGATACATTAACCAACATCATTCAAAACCCAAATTTAGGGTTGATTTTCTTGATTCCGGGAATTAAAGAAACCCTGAGAGTGAACGGGGAAGCCAAAATAGTAACTGATGAAAGGGTTTTGGACCTATTGTCTTGTCAGGGGAAAAACCTTCATTTGCAATAATTGTGGAGGTAAAAGAGGTATTTATGCATTGTGCTAAATGCATTATCAGATCCAACCTCTGGATGAACATTGATGACACTCAAGAACGTGCTGTTCCATCCTTGGCCACTGCCTTGGTGGATCATGGAAAACTTGATATCACCTACCAAGAATTGGATGATATGATTAGAGATGATGAAAAAACCAATCTGTATTGATATTGAATACAGTGACGGTAGTTGCTTTTTTTTAACCTATTAACTTGTAATATCCTGTCAACTAAACTAGAATTAATGAAGGGCCTTTTATCATGTATGATTTTCCTGTGTATAGCGGGATTCACCTTTGGTCAAACCGAAGAAAGACAAAGGCCTGAAGAATGGAAGGGGTTGGTGAAAGGCGGAAAGTTTATGGATCTGTTTCTGCCGATTCCCCCGATAGGAAATTTGACTTCCGACACATGGGGCACGGAAGGCGTACTGCCAAGGTATACTGACAACGGTATAGAGGATGGTGAGTGGTCTTATTGGGGAGGTAAAATCATACCGGGAGAGGATGGAAAATATCATATGTATGTATGCCGATGGAGAGAGGATACTCCAAAAGGGCATTGGGAATGGCCCAATTCCATTGTGGTACATGCGGTTTCGGACTCACAGATGGGGCCGTTCAGAGTTGTGGGTGAAATCGGAAAAGGCCATAATCCGGAAATCTTTAAAACTGAATCGGGAGAATATGTTATTTATGTCATTGATGGGTATTACCGTTCCGCATCCTTAAACGGGCCATGGGAATACGGACAATTTGATTTTGACCCAAGAGATAGGCCCATTATTGAAGGATTGTCCAACCTGACCTTTGCCAAAAGGGAAGATGGTTCTTATTTGATGGTCTGCCGTGGAGGTGGGGTTTGGTTCAGCAAGGATGGCTTGGACACCTATAATCAGGTGTCGAATAGTAGGATTTATCCTCCGGTAGATGGGCGGTTTGAAGATCCTGTAGTATGGAAAGACAATGTCCAATACCACTTAATCGTCAATGATTGGCTAGGCAGAATAGCATTTTACCTGAGATCAAAGGACGGTGTCCATTGGAAAACTGATCCCGGTGAGGCTTATATGCCCGGGATTGCAAAATACGAAGACGGAACCGTGGAAGACTGGTTTAAGTATGAGCGGATCAAGATTTTTCAGGATGACCTGGGCAGGGCAACTCAGGCCAATTTTGCCGTGATCGATACGCTGAAGGCTGAGGATAAGTCAAATGACAGGCACAGTTCCAAAAACATCGGGATACCATTGAAAGTAGGGATGCAGCTAGAGGTGCTGAATAAAAAAGCCATCACCTTCAGCACCAAGCAGATAAAAGTTTTAATAAAAGCAGAAAAGGGATTTGATCCCATTACTGAGTTGGACTTTACTAGTCTGAGGTTTGGAGCATCGGAGGAAGTGAATTTCGGCAGGGGAGCTGTAGTTACTGACTTCCGAGCTAAGGGTTCGGATGTAGAGGTGGTTTTCAGCGGGGTAGGAAACGGTTTTACCAAAGATAACTTCGCCGGAAAACTTTTAGGAAAGGATCTGAGCGGTAAACCGGTTTTTGGCTTTTCCAGACTGCCGGGGGTAGAGTATACTACTGCCATTCTATCCGCCGGAAAGCCGGAATTATTTTTATCTTCGGGCGATATCATCACCCGCGTGGAGAATTTCGGACAGGTTAAATCCAAAAATGCCAAGTTGGCCTTGCAGCTGATCAAAAACGGAGAAACTCTGCTTAGCCAGACCGTTAAACTTCCGGACTTGCAGCCTTTTCAATCTGCCGAAAGTAAGTTTAAGATTCCGGCCAACTCTGCTGAAATTGTTCCCGGTGAAGAATTGAGCTTTGTGCTAACTGTTTTCTCAACTGACGGAGAGGAGGTTTTCAGTGGGGTATTGGAAGCATTGAAAAATACCAATGACAACAATTCGGTCGGATATGCTGAAATAGATGAGATTAGGCAGTAAGTGGATTCTAAAGTCATTGGATGGGGAATCCCGGCTTCTTATATGACCGTATGGATTGGAGTTACTGACTTTTGAGTTTGTTTTCAGTAGTTATGCATTATTTTGGTTTTCTTGGCCAACGCCCTCATCTATAGCGTCACGTTCAGGATGCTATAGATACGTGCCTTGACAATCTTGTGTCAATCTGAAAGGAAGCGAAATGACATTTTTTGGTTAAAACTACCCAGAGACTTTTTTGATTCTATCTGAACCTAAACAATACTTAATTCTATGGTATAAATACATACCTATACCTTATTGAACACATAACGTACCTCCCCCAAAGCGTGTTATTGGGATCTTTATGCAAAAGTCTATCGGCTATTATGAAGCCAATGCCTTTTCAGCCCAATGCTCAGACGGATTAGTACATAGCTAACCTGTTAATAATCAATTTGTCGGATTCCCAAACTGAGAATTTGACAGGAAACAGTGTGTAAAGGGTTGACTGAGATGCTTGGAATATCTGCTAAATCTCTTGGTGCTTAATAATAACCTATGACTTTTCATTTTATATTTATCATTGTCCTCTAGTCAGCTAAGTATGAATAAGTGGTTAGTCCATGTTTTAGGTATTATATTACTGGTTCATTTTTTTTCCGGTTGGGCAATAGGGCAGCCGCATTATCAATTTCAACATCTCACGACCGATGAAGGGCTTTCCAATAGCAATGTCAGCGCTGTTTTGAAGGATAGCTATGGTTTTTTGTGGATCGGCATGGAATCCGGGCTAAGCCGCTATGATGGTTATGGGTTTAAAAACTATACTGCTGAACCCGGTGCGCCCAATACAAGCTCATTCAATAATATTTGGGGATTGCAGGAAGACGGACTGGGGTATATCTGGATCAGTAGCTTTTCTTTCATGGTGTACAACCGTAGCAAGGATAATTTCATTACAGATGTCCCCGGGTTTTTGAGGGAGATGGGCATACTTGTAGACCAAAATTACCAAGTGTATGTAGACAAAAAAAAGCATGTGTGGGTGATGGATGGGCTGAGGATGCACCATTACAATACAGATACAAGAATGGTGAATGTCTTCAATTTGAACGTGCAGCTAGATGACGTGGCTTCCGTCCGCTTGAGTGACGATGGAGAATATTTGTATGGTGTTTTAAAACCGGGAATGCTATGGCAAATGCATAAGCAGACGGGGACTCAGAAACTGCATAGGCTAGAAGATATAGAGCACCCCGAACTATACAATAAAGTGTATGCAGATAGTCGCGGTGGCTTATGGCTCTTTTCCGGTAAATCCGGTCTGGTATATTATCGGGATAACCCAAATGCCGGTTGGATGAAATTATTGATGAGTTCAAATGGCAAGGGGGTTAGCAACAGGGTTTTGAATATTCTGGATGATGAAAGCGGTCATATATGGATAGGAACTGATCATAACGGATTGTTTATATATGATAGAGCCAGCGGAAGCCTTACCAATCTACTGGAGGATCAAGGAAATAAAACATCGATTTCATCCAATAATGTGGTGTGCCTTTACCGGGATGATAGGGGAATAATATGGATAGGGCATAATAAAAAAGGCATGTCATATTATCACAACAGTTTTAATAACATCGTAAGTGCTGACTATCCCGAATGCAGGGATGTCAGTGCGATTCTGGAGGATAGGAATGGTAATATTTGGTTGGGTACAGATGGCGATGGATTATTCTTAAAAGAAAATATCGATGATGGGAAAATCAAGAAGCTCCCTATAGGCAACAGCACAGCTATTGTTTCTTTATTGGAAGACCGTAAAGGACGGATCTGGATCGGAACATATCTGGAAGGGCTTATCTGTTATGAAAATGGGGAGTTTAGGCGTTACACCACCGGGAACAGTGGACTGGCTTCAAATAACATTTGGAACTTGAAGGAAGACAGGTACGGAAATCTGTGGGTCGGAACTTTGGAGGGAGGGATTCAATATCTCCGCAATGGTAATGATAAAGTGGGATTGGATTCTCTTGAAACCGTCTGTGAGTGGGTGAAGCATCCGCTTGATATGTATTATGACGGTGGGGATAAGCTATACGTCGGAACTGTCTTTGGACTCAATGTGGTGGACATCGCCACCGGCAGCTGTACTGTTCTTGTGGGGAATTCCAGGGGCACCCAGGATTTCAGTCAAATGCTAATATCCAATGTCCATAAAGCTGAAAATGGTAATATTTGGCTAGGACACCCAATCGGTGTTACCCTTTGGGATGTGAAGAAGGATACGCTTTATTTCATTAATGAGAACAATGGTCTTACCGATAATATCGTACGCGGCATCATTGAAGATGATAACCATAACATTTGGGTGACCACAAGCAATGGTCTTTCTGTCCTTTCCACAGAACGTGACAGTCAGGATTTCCTGAGGATTAGTAGCAGAAATTTTTCAACCAAAGACGGGTTCAAAAACAACTATTTCAACAATCGGTCTATATATAAGCTCCGCAACCGTGATATTCTTGTAGGCGGCACAGAAGGATTTACTATTGTCAATCCAAATAAAATAGTGGAAAAAAACCAACCGCCTGCCAAAGTGGGTTTTACGGGTTTGAGTGTAGGGAATAATAGTATTAAAGTGGATTCCCTGTACAATGGGAATACATTGCTGAAGCGCCCTATGGAACAAACAGACTCACTGACGTTTCATCATAGTGATAGGATGATTGTATTACATTTCACTACGGGCGATTTGCTGCATGCGGATAAGGTAAGGTACTCCTATAGACTGGATGGGTTTAGTCAGGAATGGATTACTATACAGGAAAACAAGGTCACGTTCTCTTCGTTGCTTCCCGGCATTTATAAGCTCTATGTCAAGGCTAGTAACAGTGACGGGGTTTGGAATGATGTTCCCACGGTTTTAAGTATTACGGTTACCCCTCCTTTCTATTTATCACGATGGGCAATTGCCTTGTATGTGATTCTGTCTATAAGCCTTATTTGGTATGTGATCTACCGTACCCGAAACCATCAACGCAGCAGACTTGAGCAGCAAAAGGTGCAATTGGAACGGGAACAGGAGGTTAATCTCAATGAAATGAAACTGAAGTTTTTCACCAATGTCAGTCATGATTTGCGGACTCCTCTGACGCTCATCACCACACCGTTGCAGGCAATTCTCGAAGGAGATCTCGAAGAAGGGCTACGACAAAAACTGAATATAATCAACAAGAATGCAGGGCATTTATTGAGACTGATAAATTCTTTATTGGATTTTCGCAAGTTGGATGCTAAGGCTGAATCTTTGAATTTGAGACAGGGGGATTTCATTGGGTTTATAAGAAATGTGTGTTTACCCTTTCATAATTATGCCATTGACCGACAGATGAGCTTTGTATTCACCTGCGAAATGGAATGCCTTCTGATGGAGTTTGATTCGGCAAAGGTTCAAAAGATTATGTTCAACCTGCTTTCCAACGCCTTTAAGTTCACCCAGAGTGGAGAATCAGTTGGAGTGCATGTTTACGGGGAGGGTGATTTTGTGTCAGTAAGCGTGTCAGACTCAGGACAAGGAGTTGCGGATAAGGATAAGACATATATTTTTGAGCGGTTTTATCAGGCTTCCCAAGCACAGGATAATTTGGGCAGTGGAATCGGCCTTCATATTGTGAGCGAATATGTTCATATGCATGGAGGAGCCGTTTCAGTGAAAGACAATGAGCCCCGGGGATCTGTATTCACTTTCAGACTGCCTATAATCGAAATCGGCGAGGTAGAAGGATTGGAATCTGAAGATGAATCAGACGATGAATTTGCTGAGAAAATTGATGGACAGGTTTTACCTTCTAAGCCCGTGTTACTTTTTGTTGATGACAATTTAGACCTCTGTGAGTTTATGGCAGGTAGTCTGTCGGATGAATTTACCGTTATACTGGCCAATAACGGGCAAGAGGCAGTAGAACAACTTGAAATGAATGATGTTCGCGTGGTAGTAAGTGATGTCATGATGCCTGTGATGACAGGAATAGAACTTTGCCATCAAATAAAAACAAATATACATTGGTCTCATATCCCTGTTATCCTGTTGACCGCCCGGACAGCCGAAGAATACCAAATCGAGGGATTGGAAATGGGAGCGGATGATTACCTGACCAAACCATTCAATTTTAATCTTTTAAAATTGCGGATTCGTAAATTTTTGGAATGGACCGAATTGAGCCATATCACATTCAGTCAGAAAATGGACGTTTCTCCCAGCGAAATAACCATCACCTCTCTGGATCAAAAACTGATCGAAAAAGCTATTAAAGTGGTGGAAGAACATATCAGTGAGCCGGAGTTTTCGGTGGAGGACCTTGGAAGCGAAGTAGGGTTGAGTAGAAGTCATTTATATAAGAAATTGATGAACATTACAGGAAAAGGGCCGGCAGAGTTTATCCGTACCATCCGCCTTAAAAGAGGCAGGCAACTGCTGGAACAAAACCAGATGCAAATAGCGGAAGTTGCCTACACTGTTGGCTTCAATTCACCTAAAAGGTTTACCATCAATTTCAAAAACGAATTCGGTATTCTGCCCTCAGATTATGTGCGTAGTATAAAGTAACCTGATACGAAAATAAAACACCGAGTTAAGCTGCTCCACTTCGTGGGATCATTTTTAGGCCCTGGGGACTGTGTCAGCAAGTCAGATTAGAACTATTTTTTTAGACAGACTTACCTGTCGGAGATCGGGGGCTTAGCTCTGGAGCTATTTCAATATGAGGTGCTGTGAAAAAAGTTCTGTAATATTGGTTAAATGACCAATTTTATGAATGATTTTTTGCGATGATCCAACTATTTATACTGGATAATGCTAGATAAAACATCAAAGCCCCTTATTGAAAACATGGCGAACCCTCCTTCGGAATTAGGATTTATACATTTCGCTGTCAATTGACCGGTAAAATGGTCGAATTAACAATAACCTAAAATAATCTATTTATGAAGTTAAAAACGTGTACACACTTTAAGTGGCCCGGTACAAGGCTAAGGTATGGCCTCAGCTTTATTCTGATGTGCTTCTGGTCAACGACCATTTTTGGACAAACTATTCAACTAACAGGAATAGTGAAATCGGAGCTGGACAATGAAGTTCTGCCTGGAGTGAATGTTGTTGTCAAAGGGACGACCCATGGGACGGTAACAGATTTAGACGGGCGCTATTCCCTGGAAGTTCCTTCTCCTGAGGCTATTGTAGTCTTCAGTTTTATCGGATTTAGCCATAAAGAAGTCCGTGTGGGAAGCCAAAGTGTCATTAATGTTGTTTTGACAGCGGATATGAATTCCTTGGATGAGGTGGTAGTGATAGGCTATGGTACTACAAGGAGACAGGATGTTACAGGGTCTATTTCTTCGGTTTCCGGGGAAGAGATTCGTAGGACTAGCCCTGTCACCATAGATCAGGCACTGCAGGGGAAGGTTCCGGGAGTTGTGATACAGCAGGCTTCAGGTCAGCCGGGTGGAGCGGTCAATGTACAGGTAAGAGGGGTGACCTTCAATAATTCAGCTCCTTTATATGTGATTGATGGGATTATTATGGGGGGGATGGCTACCCTGGGTTCCGGTACCAATCCTTTGGCCGGTATCAACCCGAATGAAATTGAGTCCATCGATGTGTTAAAAGATGCCTCCGCTACGGCCATATATGGCTCTCAAGCGACCAATGGGGTTATCGTCATCACAACCAAAAGGGGGAGTGATGCAGCTCCCAGTATCAATTATGAGTTCAGTACCGGTTTTCAGCAACTTCCCAATCGGCTTTCGCTTATGAATTTGCAGGAATATGCCTCTTTTATCAATGAGCGGAACACGGGATTAGGATGGGGATTCGATGAAAGACCTGAGTTTGCTAATCCTGAATATTTGGGAAAGGGAACAGATTGGCAGGGGGAGTTATTTAGAAACGCCCCCATGACCAACCATGCCCTTACGGTGAGCGGAGGTGATAAAAGGACGCAATATCTACTTTCAGCGTCTTACTTCAATCAGGAAGGTATAGCCCTGGGGTCTGATTTTACAAGAGCATCCCTGAGACTTAATCTAGACAATAAGGCAACGGACTGGCTGAAGATCGGGACAAGTCTTCAGCTGGCAAATATCAATGAAAATGTCACTTCTACCGGTTCGAGTGTCATAGCAACTGCTCTTAGTCAGACTCCTGATATAGCTGTATCAAATCCGGATGGAAGCTGGGGTGGTGCTTTTAACCCCAATGGTTGGGTCAATAATACGGTAAACCCTTATGCAATTGCGCTTATCAATAAGGATAATGTTAGGAGAAACCAACTATTCGGCAACTTATATGCCGAGGTTAATTTATTGAAAGATTTGGTATTTAGAAGTGAGGTGACAGGCAGTTTTTCTATGGCCACACAGGATCAGTTTTTCCCTACTTACGAAATGGGGCTTGTGGTAAGAACGATCAACGAAGCTACTTACAGATTCTCTCAAAACTTCTATTCCACTGTACGGAATTACTTCACATACTCACGGATGTTAGGTGACAGATACAATTTGAATGTTATGACTGGTCACGAGGCACAGCTGAGCAAATCGGAGAACATATTCGCAAGCCGTACCAACTTTCCTTCAAATAATGTGCAGACCATCAGTGCCGGTGACCCACTCACGGCTATGAATTCCGGAGTGAAATCCCATAACTCCCAAGAATCATATTTTGGCAGGGTGAATTTTGGTATTGATGACAAATATTTGTTGACCGGTAATGTGCGGGCAGACGGATCTTCAAAGTTTGCTGCAGGAAATAGATGGGTAGCTACCTATTCCGGAGCTATTGCATGGAAAATTCATAATGAGAACTTCCTGAAGGATGTTAAAAACATGAATGAGTTGAAGCTAAGAGTAGGTTATGGTTTGACAAACAACCAGAATATTCCTGATTACCGCTATACCTCCGGTTTGGCCACTGTTACCACCGGTTTGTCCGGAGTATCCCAAATCGTTCGTAACATGGGCAATCCCGTCGTAGAATGGGAAAGGACAAGGTATAGCAATATCGGTCTTGACGGAACATTCTTTAACTGGCGTATAAACTTCTCAGTAGATATCTATGACAGAAACGTTGACGGTCTTTTGATGCAGGTTCCCTTACCGATGTACTCGGGTACAGGTATAGGGTATTCCCCCGGTTCAATACAATCCCCTTGGGTAAACGTTGG contains:
- a CDS encoding esterase family protein, giving the protein MNRSKNLLFLLFLFWGHLHAQQLEKEAPAGFDQPREGISHGKIDTITYASETVGNERKALIYTPPGYSKKQKYPVLYLLHGIGGDEREWLNGGHPYVILDNLYADGKLEPMIVVMPNGRAMKDDRAGGNIMEPEKVQAFSTFEQDLLNDLIPFIEKEYPVLTDREYRAIAGLSMGGGQSLNFGLGNLDKFAWVGGFSSAPNTRVPQELIPDPEKAKELLNLLWISCGDADGLLGFSSRTHKYLVENDVPHIYYLETGGHDFKVWKNGLYMYSQLLFKPVDQSKFNQYSPLGTPAATNIRSAKYPQIFPDHRAEFRLKAPEAEKLQLDLGKKYDMVKNEEGVWEVTTDPLSEGFHYYSFIIDGVAVADPSSDTFYGMGRMASGIEVPSKGDGYYELKDVPHGEVRRVRYFSKVLRTWRQFFIYTPPGYDSNTMEEYPALYIYHGGGEDETGWANQGKTDLILDNLIAEGKAKPMLVVMPDGNMSASAFTENGLKQFEAELKSSLIPYIEENYRVKSGTENRALAGLSMGGIQTLYAGVYNTDLFSYLGVFSSGWIASRLPEIADTQYAFMKDNADKINSDLTMFWIAMGGKEDIAYENCQIMMRKFDEMNIDYTYSEYPGGHTWPVWRNNLYNFSQKLF
- a CDS encoding SDR family oxidoreductase produces the protein MDLHLSNKIVLVVGGAGKKGSIGEIIVRHIVSEGAIPVIIDRNSRGYAVQKELQNSGVDALFIEADVTDPDTCKTAVEAVISKYNRIDILINNVGINDGTSLESSYQEFMDSIRLNLASYFLMTKLALPKLKESKGNIINIGSKVALTGQGGTSGYAAAKGGVLALTREWAVDLIGFGIRVNAVVIAESETPAYQDWLDTFPDPQGVKEQIVSKIPLGKRMTSPEEIANSVLFLASDCSSHTTGQFVFIDGGYVHLDRKLVHDEVRVINGVAEK
- a CDS encoding zinc-binding alcohol dehydrogenase family protein; this encodes MKSLILKEPGKWEIKETTVEGDLQEDEVLLKVHRIGICGTDMHAFRGKQPFFSYPRILGHELGLEVIEIGSKVSQVKVGDKCALEPYFNFKEDQAVKLGKTNCGEFISVFGVHQDGGMREFIKVPARYLHTSTKLTYDQLALIEPLGIGFHAVSRASIQPEDKVLVIGAGPIGLATMQFATIRNAKVVALDINEDRLQFCLQNLDLVGTVNATSDTVKEQLRELFDGDLPTVVMDATGNEYSMKNTLDYVAFGGRIVFIGLYQGDFTFFDPLFHRKEITLLASRNALGADFEEIISLMEAGKVATDHWISHRVPFGELPMRFESLLQPESKVIKAIVEL
- a CDS encoding pyridoxamine 5'-phosphate oxidase family protein — encoded protein: MEWTFENSITTEEELREIMGHPSEIVTRKTIDYIVGHCKSFIEKSPFITIATADLNGNFDVSPKGDPAGFVKILSDKVLAIPDRPGNRKADTLTNIIQNPNLGLIFLIPGIKETLRVNGEAKIVTDERVLDLLSCQGKNLHLQ
- a CDS encoding glycoside hydrolase family protein, whose product is MKGLLSCMIFLCIAGFTFGQTEERQRPEEWKGLVKGGKFMDLFLPIPPIGNLTSDTWGTEGVLPRYTDNGIEDGEWSYWGGKIIPGEDGKYHMYVCRWREDTPKGHWEWPNSIVVHAVSDSQMGPFRVVGEIGKGHNPEIFKTESGEYVIYVIDGYYRSASLNGPWEYGQFDFDPRDRPIIEGLSNLTFAKREDGSYLMVCRGGGVWFSKDGLDTYNQVSNSRIYPPVDGRFEDPVVWKDNVQYHLIVNDWLGRIAFYLRSKDGVHWKTDPGEAYMPGIAKYEDGTVEDWFKYERIKIFQDDLGRATQANFAVIDTLKAEDKSNDRHSSKNIGIPLKVGMQLEVLNKKAITFSTKQIKVLIKAEKGFDPITELDFTSLRFGASEEVNFGRGAVVTDFRAKGSDVEVVFSGVGNGFTKDNFAGKLLGKDLSGKPVFGFSRLPGVEYTTAILSAGKPELFLSSGDIITRVENFGQVKSKNAKLALQLIKNGETLLSQTVKLPDLQPFQSAESKFKIPANSAEIVPGEELSFVLTVFSTDGEEVFSGVLEALKNTNDNNSVGYAEIDEIRQ